The Alteromonas mediterranea DE genome contains the following window.
CGTTAATGGGTTTAGTCGATGGTACGTGGCCATTATGGCTAGCAGTCGTCATTGCAATGGGATGTTCGTTCTTTGTGCAATCTGGTGAGGGTGCAGTGTTTGCAGTAGTTCCGCTAATCAAGCGCAGAATGACTGGCCAAATTGCCGGTATGACAGGTGCGTATGGTAATGTTGGTGCAGTGACATTTTTAACCATTCTTTCGTTTGTCGACTACAGTACATTTTTCTACGTCATTGCAGCGACTGCTTTAGTTGGTCTGTTCACCCTCATCTTTATGGATGAACCGCGCGGCCAAATCGCTGAAGTTGCTGAAGATGGCACTGTTCACATGATCGATGTAAGTTAGCAGTAACTCGTCAGTTAAAGGCTTCCCTAAAACACGGATGCCTTTTTCGTTAACCTAGACTATTTCAATGCAATCAGAGCACACTCAAAAAGACGACATCATAAACGATGCAACGCTTGTTGTAGCTACAGGTTGTGCTTCGATTGCAGGCGTTAAACCGGTTAATGAAGATGCAGTTGCTGTGCATACTCCGACTGACCGACACGCTATGTCGTCGAAGGGCACAGCCGTTTTAATAGCTGATGGTGTCAGCAGTGCTGAAGCGGGCAGAGAGGCTAGTGATTACGCGGTAAAACATTTTATCGAAGAGTACTTCCGCACGCCTGATACGTGGTCAGCGAAACAAGCCGGGCAAAAAACACTGACTACGATTAATTTGAACCTATTCAAGCAAAGTCACGAGTTCACTCGCCAGGAAAAAGGCTATCTATGCACGTTTAGCGGTCTTGTGCTCAAATCGAGAACCGCCCACTTTTTCCACGCCGGTGATTCTCGGATTTATCGTTGTCGAGATGGTGTAATTACACAATTGACGCGAGATCATTCAATCAACATAGGCGGTGGCAAAAACATTCTCGCTCGAGCCGTGGGTATGGATAACATCTTACAAGTGGATTACGGGAAGTCGGTACTAGAGGAGGGAGATGTATTTCTTCTTACAACAGACGGTGTCCACGATTTTATCGATGAGGAGAAACTGACCAAGCTCCTGAGTGACGAACGTAAACCTCAACAGCAGTGCGAGCGCATAATTGCTGAGGCTAAAATGGCCAACAGCGACGACAATATCAGCTGCGCGATTGCTAAAGTGGACAAACTGCCCGCTGAAAGCCGCGATGATTTTAATACCAAATTAACCCGTCTGCCGTTCCCTCCTGATCTTGAGCCAGGCATGAAACTGGATGGCTATCGAATAGATCAGGCTTTATTTGCCAGCAGTCGTAGCCAAGTTTATCTGGTTACTGATTTAGAAACCGATGAGCAAATGGTGATGAAAACACCATCACTCAACTTTCAGGATGATGTGCATTACATTGACCGTTTTATTCAGGAAGAGTGGATAGGGAAACGTATAAACAGCGAGTACGTGGTTAAAGTCATAACCCAAAATCGACCACGAACCTTTTTGTACTACCTAATGGAGTATGTTCCCGGTATTTCGCTCGATAAATGGATGATTGACCATCCATTACCTTCTCCCAAGAAGGCTATCACATTGGTAAAACAAATCGCTGCTGCGCTAGCAGCTTTTCACAATACAGAAACGATTCATCAGGATCTCAAACCCGCCAACATCATTGTTGATGATGCAATGAAAATTAAAGTGATTGATTTTGGTTCTGTATTTGTTGCAGGAATTGCTGAGATTTTTATACCTATCGAGCATCTTGGAGCGCTGGGTACAGCTACTTATTCCGACCCTTATTACTTACAAGGCAGGAACACAGGCATTCAAGGCGACATTTATGCGCTCGCCACCATCACCTACGAATTATTTACCGGCGAACTACCCTATGGCGAAAGGATAGAGCAATACGTCAACAGCCATGACTTTGACAAGCTTCGTTATATAAGCGCTACGGACCATAATCCGATCATTCCTTTATGGTTTGATCGTGCGTTGGAAAAAGGTGTATCACTCGACATACCGAAACGCTATAGAAGTCTACAAGACTATGTCGATGATATAACTCGGCCTAATCCCGAATTCTTGAAAGATGATCCCGCAATCGATAACAGCAAAGGTTTGCTTTTCTGGCAAATGATGTCGGCCTTTTGGGTTGCTATGCTGATACTGGTTGTCATTTTGTTTTCGACCACAGGATAACTGCTATGGAGTCGTCAGTAATGCAAAATCTGGTAACCCAATTTTTTAGTGTTGATCACGAACGACTTGATTTTCTTTTCCGCATGTACCGGGAAAACAAAAAAAATCAGCGCTACAAGGCTGTCTTGCTCTTCGACAAGTTTAGTGAAGGACTTAAACGACATATTCGCTGGGAAGAAGAATTGTTGTTTCCCATGTTTGAAAAAGCCAACGGTTTAAAAGGTGCTGGCCCAACAATGGTGATGCGCCAAGAGCACGATCAAATTGAAGCAATACTGGAGGAAATTGGTGAAGGCTTAAAAAATGACGACCATTCTGAGGCACTGGAAAATGCCCTGTTAGAACTGCTTCTGCTGCACAACGAAAAAGAAGAACAAGTGCTTTACGTTCAATGTGATCGTGCTTTGACAAAGGAGCAATTGCTGGCGCTCTTTTTGGATATGTAATACACGATATGCAGTTAGTGTTGTTGCCAAAATCGATTGAACTTGTATGTATGTTATGTAATTTGACTACGTCGCCAATGAGTCAAATTGGTTGAGTATGTTGGCGTTGAGAAGGAAATGAATAAAATTCGTCTTATTGGAACTTTGGCTGACAGGCTTGCAAATGTGGCAGAAANCATCCTGACGTAGTGGCGATCCCGAGATATTATTTTGC
Protein-coding sequences here:
- a CDS encoding bifunctional protein-serine/threonine kinase/phosphatase; its protein translation is MQSEHTQKDDIINDATLVVATGCASIAGVKPVNEDAVAVHTPTDRHAMSSKGTAVLIADGVSSAEAGREASDYAVKHFIEEYFRTPDTWSAKQAGQKTLTTINLNLFKQSHEFTRQEKGYLCTFSGLVLKSRTAHFFHAGDSRIYRCRDGVITQLTRDHSINIGGGKNILARAVGMDNILQVDYGKSVLEEGDVFLLTTDGVHDFIDEEKLTKLLSDERKPQQQCERIIAEAKMANSDDNISCAIAKVDKLPAESRDDFNTKLTRLPFPPDLEPGMKLDGYRIDQALFASSRSQVYLVTDLETDEQMVMKTPSLNFQDDVHYIDRFIQEEWIGKRINSEYVVKVITQNRPRTFLYYLMEYVPGISLDKWMIDHPLPSPKKAITLVKQIAAALAAFHNTETIHQDLKPANIIVDDAMKIKVIDFGSVFVAGIAEIFIPIEHLGALGTATYSDPYYLQGRNTGIQGDIYALATITYELFTGELPYGERIEQYVNSHDFDKLRYISATDHNPIIPLWFDRALEKGVSLDIPKRYRSLQDYVDDITRPNPEFLKDDPAIDNSKGLLFWQMMSAFWVAMLILVVILFSTTG
- a CDS encoding hemerythrin domain-containing protein, which produces MESSVMQNLVTQFFSVDHERLDFLFRMYRENKKNQRYKAVLLFDKFSEGLKRHIRWEEELLFPMFEKANGLKGAGPTMVMRQEHDQIEAILEEIGEGLKNDDHSEALENALLELLLLHNEKEEQVLYVQCDRALTKEQLLALFLDM